In the genome of Aequorivita sp. H23M31, the window GGAATATGTTACCATTCTTTTTAATGAGCTAAAAGAAAAGGATTGGTATAAGGAATATCTTACCAAGGAAAACACGGATTTCAAGGAGGATCAAAAATTTGTGATCCGCATTTACAAAGAGATAATAGCTCCCAACGAAAAAATTTATGAATATATAGAGGACAAGCGACTTACCTGGATAGATGATTTTCCAATTGTCAATACAGCTATTGTTAAGATGCTAGGGAAACTTTCAGAAAAAAATGTCTCTTCTCTATTAGTTCCCGAGCTATATAAGAATAAGGAAGATCGGGAATATGCGATTCAGCTTTTCCGAAAGGTAATCTTGAATGAAGATAAACTCAATGCTGAAATAACCGGCAAGACTCCAAATTGGGATCAAGATCGTATAGCCGATGTTGATTTAATTATTCTCAAAATGGGTATTGCTGAGTTTCTCTACTTCCCTTCCATTCCTGAACGCGCAACCATTAACGAGTACCTGGAAATCTCAAAGGAGTATTCCACGCCGAAGAGCAGCATTTTTGTCAATGGTATCCTTGACAAAATAGTGAAGGAGTTTTCTGAGAACGGTAAGCTTAATAAAATAGGACGGGGGCTTCAATAAAAGTAAAAAAATGACTATTTTTGCCGTGCTAAAAACAAAAATATTAATCACAATGAAAAAATCAATTTTAATTGTAGCAGTGCTATCGGTTTTTGCTTTTTCTTCTTGTAAGGATAATGCAGTGGACAAAGTAAATGAAGACAATGTAGTTGCGGCAGCGGATCGTGACGCTCAATCAGGAAAATTCCCAAAAATTTCTTTTGAGGAAGAACAGTTTGATTTTGGAACAATCGATCAAGGTACCAATGTGGAGCACACATTTAAATTTAAAAATACAGGGGATGCGCCACTTATGATTGTAGATGCAAAAAGCAGTTGTGGATGTACCGTTCCTACCTATACAAAAGAACCTATTGCTCCTGGATCTGAAGGTGAACTTTTGGTAAAATTTAATGGTAGCGGTCAGAATCAAGTGAGCAAAACAGTTACCGTTATTACCAATACTGAGGCAGGATCAGAAACTCTGACCATCAAAGCTTTTGTTAATCCAAAAAATCCAACAACAAAAGCACCTACATCTTAATAAAATCCAATATTTATAGTCTACGTTATGGGAGATCTTTCTCAATTTTTACCGATAGTTTTATTGTTTCTAGTGATGTATCTCTTTCTGATACGTCCACAAATGAAAAAGGCCAAGCAAGAAAAACAATTTGCCGCACAACTTAAAAAGGGTGACAAAGTGATTACAATGGGTGGTCTGCACGGTAAAGTTGTCGATCTTTTTGAGGATGGCACCTGCATCATTGAAAGTATGTCAGGCAAGCAAAAATTTGAAAGATCAGCCATTTCGATGGAAAAAACAGCGAAGCTGAACGCTCCGGTTAAGGAAAAAAAATAATTTAATTGTTCTTTTGTAATAATGCCTCCCTCGCTATTAATTTAGTGGGGGAGTTTTTTTTGTAGGTACTTCACCAAAAGTGACCTATGGATTTAACAGCCACGATCTCCAATCTTTAAGGGGTTGCGGACTCCAAAAAATGTATAAAACTCTTAACTTGCAATAAAAAGAAGATGGAAGAAAAGCTTTATGATTACCGGAAATCCTATCAGAAGGGGACGCTTTCGAAGGAGTCTGTGGATGAAAACCCTATGCAACAATTCCGGACGTGGTTTTTTGAAGTACAGGATAGCAATACCGTAGATGAAGTAAATGCAATGACCGTATCCACGGTTGGTGTTGATGGTTTTCCGAAGGGGAGGGTTGTGCTGTTAAAAAAGTATGACGAAAACGGTTTTTACTTTTATACAAATTACAACAGTGAAAAGGGAATAGCCATTGAAAAGAACAACAAAGTTTCCCTCTCATTCTTCTGGCCCAAAATGGAGCGCCAAATTTTAATAAAAGGAATTGCCGAACGAACATCCGAAACAGATTCTACCAATTATTTTCATTCCCGTCCTAAGGGAAGTCAACTTGGGGCATTAGTATCTCATCAAAGTACTCCTGTTGATTCTCGTGAAATTCTAGAGAACAAACTCCACCAACTAGAAAAGGAATATGAAAATAGAGAAGTGCCAAAACCAATGGAATGGGGTGGATATTTAATAAGACCGGTTTCAATAGAGTTTTGGCAGGGTAGACCCAATAGACTCCACGATCGAATTCGCTATACTTTGATTAATTATGATTGGGTCATTGAACGTTTGGCACCGTAAAATTGTAAGCACCAAATTATAAGCTCCAAATTCCAAACTTGAATACCGGCAGGGTTGGAATTCCAAAACTCAGTTCCATATAACAATCTTATATGGTAAATCATACCTCATGGTTCGTAAATCGTAAATTGTACCTCGTTTTTAATCGAAGCCCTGATATTTGATACAAACATTCTTCTGCTCGGTAAAAAACTTTAATGCTTCAAACCCTCCTTCACGGCCAACTCCACTGGCTTTCATTCCCCCAAAAGGCGTGCGGAGATCACGTTTTAACCACGTATTTACCCAAACGATGCCAGATTCAAGTCCTTTTGAGATACGCATTGTTCTATTTAAGTCGTTTGTCCAAAGCGTTGCGGATAGGCCGTATTTAACCGAATTGGCCATTTCCAAAGCTTCCTCTTCCTTTTCAAAAGGCATTATAGTTACCACGGGTCCGAAAATTTCTTCCTGGTTAACCCGACAATTGTTGTCATAAACTTCAATAACTGTGGGCTCTAGATAATAACCATTTTCCAAACCTTTAACCGTAACTCTTTTTCCGCCACATAAGATTTTTCCACCTTCTTTTTCTGCAAGTTGGATATAGGATTCTACTTTTTCCAAATGTGGTTTTGAGACCAAAGCTCCCAAATTTGTATCCTCATCGAATGGATTTCCGACCTTAAGCTTTTTTACTTCGGAAACGAAATCATTTTTAAATTTTCCATAAATGGATTTCTCAACATAGATTCTACTTCCGCAAAGACAGATTTGGCCTTGGTTGGCATAGGAAGAACGTAAAGTTTCCTTAAGCATATCTTCGTAATTGCAGTCGGCAAAAATAATATTGGGATTTTTCCCTCCAAGCTCTAGGGATAATTTTTTAAACATGGGAGCGGCGGCTCTCGCAATATGTTCTCCTGTTTTAGTCCCGCCGGTAAACGAAATTGCTTTAATTCCGGGATGTGCCACAATTGCCTGTCCCGCAGAGGGACCTGTACCGTGAACTATATTTAAAACACCCTTGGGCAAACCTGCTTCCGTGCAAATTTCTCCCAAAAGAAAAGCAGTCATCGGAGTTATTTCGCTAGGTTTTGCAACCACCGTATTTCCAGCGGCAATGGCGGGTGCAATTTTCCAGGTAAATAAATATAGGGGTAGGTTCCAAGGAGAAATGCAACCAACAACCCCAATAGGTTGTCTAAGCGTAT includes:
- the nusB gene encoding transcription antitermination factor NusB, with amino-acid sequence MLTRRHIRVKVLQSIYAYNRRVNPDLDAQEKFLKYSIEQMQDLYLLMLQLMISMQGQAERFLIISKQKYLATEMEKNPSHTFVDNKLLKLIASNSLFAETIEKKKLDYWKMDSEYVTILFNELKEKDWYKEYLTKENTDFKEDQKFVIRIYKEIIAPNEKIYEYIEDKRLTWIDDFPIVNTAIVKMLGKLSEKNVSSLLVPELYKNKEDREYAIQLFRKVILNEDKLNAEITGKTPNWDQDRIADVDLIILKMGIAEFLYFPSIPERATINEYLEISKEYSTPKSSIFVNGILDKIVKEFSENGKLNKIGRGLQ
- a CDS encoding DUF1573 domain-containing protein — translated: MKKSILIVAVLSVFAFSSCKDNAVDKVNEDNVVAAADRDAQSGKFPKISFEEEQFDFGTIDQGTNVEHTFKFKNTGDAPLMIVDAKSSCGCTVPTYTKEPIAPGSEGELLVKFNGSGQNQVSKTVTVITNTEAGSETLTIKAFVNPKNPTTKAPTS
- the yajC gene encoding preprotein translocase subunit YajC yields the protein MGDLSQFLPIVLLFLVMYLFLIRPQMKKAKQEKQFAAQLKKGDKVITMGGLHGKVVDLFEDGTCIIESMSGKQKFERSAISMEKTAKLNAPVKEKK
- the pdxH gene encoding pyridoxamine 5'-phosphate oxidase; translated protein: MEEKLYDYRKSYQKGTLSKESVDENPMQQFRTWFFEVQDSNTVDEVNAMTVSTVGVDGFPKGRVVLLKKYDENGFYFYTNYNSEKGIAIEKNNKVSLSFFWPKMERQILIKGIAERTSETDSTNYFHSRPKGSQLGALVSHQSTPVDSREILENKLHQLEKEYENREVPKPMEWGGYLIRPVSIEFWQGRPNRLHDRIRYTLINYDWVIERLAP
- a CDS encoding aldehyde dehydrogenase; amino-acid sequence: MQKILNYINGEYIEPLSMSWLDNYNPSNGEAYSLIADSNSDDVEKAYQAAKEAFPKWSNTTIEERSRILIKIADLIEDNLESLAKAEAKDNGKPLSLALAVDIPRGSANFRFFGNAITQFASEAHESVGLNTINYTLRQPIGVVGCISPWNLPLYLFTWKIAPAIAAGNTVVAKPSEITPMTAFLLGEICTEAGLPKGVLNIVHGTGPSAGQAIVAHPGIKAISFTGGTKTGEHIARAAAPMFKKLSLELGGKNPNIIFADCNYEDMLKETLRSSYANQGQICLCGSRIYVEKSIYGKFKNDFVSEVKKLKVGNPFDEDTNLGALVSKPHLEKVESYIQLAEKEGGKILCGGKRVTVKGLENGYYLEPTVIEVYDNNCRVNQEEIFGPVVTIMPFEKEEEALEMANSVKYGLSATLWTNDLNRTMRISKGLESGIVWVNTWLKRDLRTPFGGMKASGVGREGGFEALKFFTEQKNVCIKYQGFD